A part of Myxococcus landrumus genomic DNA contains:
- a CDS encoding zinc ribbon domain-containing protein, which yields MSCPHCGQPLPDARATACPHCGRDVKSAGFSGIPSAEEAADSARRTAEAAGHAVRTLLEDPRLRERLPGGSLPLLGSGLVASAVLLPILPIIGGGIGLPWSVVMLAGSVLLGAREWGAAGRPVPAPLEKLAQMASHPAFLPLFTGLAFTFAFLSLGLGLVPIVWLGAAVVLGYVQWRVFQASAASAPELRPSPEATRLKRWVLTGAAVCALSMLFTWGSGMKLWTSLGGYGYQDRQVTEVDRSGRPTGYQSTESQYGWAPNLTRTATFFATSGRSRPGAPLAVLALMSLALLAAVPRAREAVPSMLPFLLAGAVTVWGVLGLAAKPGPLLFLVGAAAIDVAWFRAHRAASAPASSPPEEESPSGQA from the coding sequence TCCCGATGCCCGCGCCACCGCATGTCCTCACTGTGGCCGGGACGTGAAGTCCGCCGGTTTCAGCGGCATCCCCTCCGCGGAGGAGGCCGCTGACTCCGCGCGCCGCACCGCCGAGGCCGCGGGCCACGCCGTGCGCACGCTCCTGGAGGACCCCCGCTTGCGGGAGCGCTTGCCAGGGGGCTCGTTGCCGCTGCTGGGCTCGGGCCTCGTCGCCTCGGCCGTGCTCCTGCCGATACTCCCCATCATCGGCGGTGGCATCGGCCTGCCGTGGTCCGTGGTGATGCTCGCGGGCAGCGTGTTGCTGGGCGCGCGCGAGTGGGGCGCCGCGGGCCGACCTGTCCCCGCGCCGCTGGAGAAGCTGGCGCAGATGGCCTCGCATCCCGCGTTCCTCCCGCTCTTCACGGGGCTGGCCTTCACCTTCGCCTTCCTGTCGCTGGGCCTCGGGCTGGTGCCGATTGTCTGGCTTGGGGCCGCGGTGGTCCTGGGTTACGTGCAGTGGCGCGTGTTCCAGGCGTCGGCCGCGTCCGCTCCGGAGCTGCGGCCTTCCCCGGAGGCCACGCGGCTGAAGCGCTGGGTGCTCACGGGCGCGGCCGTGTGCGCGCTGTCGATGCTGTTCACCTGGGGCTCGGGGATGAAGCTGTGGACGTCGCTGGGTGGCTATGGCTACCAGGACCGGCAGGTGACGGAGGTGGACCGCAGCGGCCGTCCCACCGGCTACCAGTCCACGGAGAGCCAGTACGGCTGGGCACCGAACCTCACCCGGACGGCCACCTTCTTCGCGACGTCCGGACGAAGCCGCCCCGGGGCGCCCCTCGCCGTCCTGGCCCTCATGTCGCTCGCGCTGCTGGCCGCCGTGCCCCGCGCGCGCGAGGCCGTGCCCTCGATGCTGCCGTTCCTCCTGGCCGGGGCCGTCACGGTGTGGGGCGTGCTGGGGCTCGCCGCGAAGCCGGGGCCGCTGTTGTTCCTGGTCGGCGCGGCGGCCATCGACGTGGCCTGGTTCCGAGCCCACCGCGCGGCGAGCGCACCCGCGTCCTCGCCCCCGGAGGAGGAGAGCCCCTCCGGCCAGGCGTGA
- a CDS encoding DUF6986 family protein → MKTTLTPSSLSGARESLRRANAELARAYPGESPRRQPVHVVYGGAHLFRAESARKLGDLALAAMKDYAPDAAELAHGLGLPQRGRFAQRVYERVQEKLKREPVEDYRIDFEDGYGHRPDAEEDTHAVAAAKEMARGMEQGTLPPFTGIRVKSFTEELFERSSRTLDLFVTTLLEHSDGKLPPSFVVTLPKVSLPEQVTALARILEVLEKEHRLARGALGMELMVETPQALFNHEGRMNLQALVAAGEGRCGAVHLGLYDYTAALNVSAHVQSMLHPACDFLRDFAQAALAGTGVQLSDGVTNVMPVPPHRKQGDQPLLPTQLRENSESVQRVWQLTYRHIRHSLERGWYQGWDLHPAQFPVRYAAVYAFFLEGLDAATRRLKAFMEKAAQATLVGDVFDDAATGQGLLNFFLRGLSCGALNQDEVMATGLTVEELRTRSFRAILESRRART, encoded by the coding sequence ATGAAGACCACCCTGACGCCCTCCAGCCTCTCCGGCGCGCGCGAGTCCCTCCGGCGCGCCAACGCCGAGCTCGCCCGCGCGTACCCGGGCGAGTCGCCGCGTCGCCAGCCCGTGCATGTCGTCTATGGCGGGGCGCACCTCTTCCGCGCGGAGTCGGCGCGGAAGCTGGGGGACCTGGCGCTCGCGGCGATGAAGGACTACGCGCCGGACGCGGCGGAGCTCGCGCACGGCCTGGGCCTTCCCCAGCGGGGGCGCTTCGCCCAGCGCGTCTATGAGCGGGTGCAGGAGAAGCTCAAGCGCGAGCCGGTGGAGGACTACCGCATCGACTTCGAGGACGGCTACGGCCACCGCCCCGACGCGGAGGAGGACACCCACGCCGTCGCCGCCGCGAAGGAGATGGCGCGGGGAATGGAGCAAGGCACCCTGCCGCCATTCACCGGCATCCGGGTGAAGTCCTTCACGGAGGAGCTGTTCGAGCGCTCCTCCCGCACGTTGGACCTGTTCGTCACCACGTTGCTGGAGCACAGCGATGGCAAGTTGCCGCCGTCCTTCGTCGTCACGCTGCCCAAGGTGTCCCTGCCCGAGCAGGTGACCGCGCTCGCGCGCATCCTGGAGGTGCTGGAGAAGGAGCACCGGCTCGCGCGCGGGGCGCTGGGGATGGAGCTGATGGTGGAGACGCCCCAGGCCCTCTTCAATCACGAGGGGCGGATGAACCTGCAAGCGCTGGTGGCCGCGGGCGAGGGACGCTGCGGCGCGGTGCACCTGGGCTTGTATGACTACACCGCCGCGCTGAACGTCAGCGCGCATGTGCAGAGCATGCTGCACCCCGCCTGTGACTTCCTGCGGGACTTCGCGCAGGCGGCGCTCGCGGGCACCGGAGTCCAGCTCTCCGACGGCGTCACCAACGTGATGCCGGTGCCACCCCATCGCAAGCAAGGCGACCAGCCGCTCCTGCCCACGCAGCTGCGCGAGAACAGCGAGTCGGTGCAGCGGGTGTGGCAGCTCACCTACCGGCACATCCGTCACTCGCTGGAGCGCGGCTGGTACCAGGGCTGGGACTTGCATCCCGCCCAGTTCCCCGTGCGCTACGCGGCGGTCTACGCCTTCTTCCTCGAGGGGCTGGATGCGGCCACCCGCCGGCTCAAGGCCTTCATGGAGAAGGCGGCCCAGGCCACGCTGGTGGGCGACGTGTTCGACGACGCGGCCACGGGCCAGGGGCTGCTCAACTTCTTCCTGCGCGGGCTGAGCTGCGGCGCGCTCAACCAGGACGAGGTGATGGCCACCGGGCTCACCGTGGAGGAGTTGAGGACCCGCTCCTTCCGCGCCATCCTCGAGTCGCGCCGCGCCCGCACGTAG
- a CDS encoding M1 family metallopeptidase, whose amino-acid sequence MAHPTEDKNFRLPTTVRPQRYAATLTLELGAKSFTGQQTVDVELSAPTREIILHAIALQVGEVTFRSGGTQLKPSSIRTVEVSETVVLSFDAPLPQGRATLEVAWKGPFTDGLRGMYLAGKVVATQFEAADARRVFPCFDEPAFKAKWALSVRVPQGLAVLGNGPVVKEEQDGAWNKVTFQETEVLSSYLIALVVGPLVGTPAQLVGGVPVRTWSLQEKGHLTRFGQDVALAVLPRLQDYFGLPYAFTKVDQVGIPDFEAGAMENAGLITYREVALLLDPATAPLSVQKRVAEVVTHELAHQWFGNWVTMVWWDDLWLNEAFATWMAFKIVDQWRPEWRMWLDFDAHRASALYLDALKSTHPIHGEVRNASEAGESFDAITYEKGGAVLRMIEGFLGEGPFREGIRLYMRKHARANAVKEDLWNALGEAAQQPVEELATAWVGQSGFPLVTTSVNGREVTLSQQRFYSEPGVESAEKWPVPMVLRYQDASGVREQRVLLRDKQAKVTLEGSGAVKWLCANAGSTGFYRVTYDQATLAGLAANLRALEPAERISLLADQWALVRSGRASVAELLDLAARFGDEEDDSVLDELVGRLAYVEGRLVEGEDQVRLRAWVERLLGPGLKKLGWQAASGESDAVKLRRAALVRAVGGLARSPDALAEARPRVARMLKGERDALEPNLLDASVAMVARAGDAALFDTFLQKLPTEPDPATQRRYLMALTTFEEASLAARAQDLLFSETVKTQDVASFVTGLLGNRTGRDAWWARMRKQWKDVIARTGGAPMLLRRIVESLGMLRTREELEAVKVLLKDHPVSEAQQATAQTLERLAQDVELLERCGPEVSAWLKRQA is encoded by the coding sequence ATGGCGCACCCGACCGAAGACAAGAACTTCCGCCTCCCCACCACCGTTCGCCCCCAGCGCTACGCGGCCACGCTGACCCTGGAGCTGGGAGCGAAGTCCTTCACCGGACAGCAGACGGTGGACGTGGAGCTCTCCGCGCCCACGCGCGAAATCATCCTCCACGCCATCGCCCTCCAGGTCGGAGAAGTGACGTTCCGCTCGGGAGGCACGCAGCTCAAGCCGTCCTCCATCCGGACCGTCGAGGTCAGCGAGACGGTGGTGCTCAGCTTCGATGCGCCCCTGCCCCAGGGCCGCGCCACGCTGGAGGTCGCCTGGAAGGGCCCCTTCACGGACGGCCTGCGCGGCATGTACCTGGCGGGCAAGGTGGTGGCCACGCAGTTCGAGGCCGCCGACGCGCGCCGCGTCTTCCCCTGCTTCGACGAGCCCGCCTTCAAGGCGAAGTGGGCCCTGAGCGTGCGGGTTCCCCAGGGGCTCGCCGTGCTGGGCAACGGCCCCGTGGTGAAGGAGGAGCAGGACGGTGCCTGGAACAAGGTGACGTTCCAGGAGACGGAAGTGCTGAGCAGCTACCTCATCGCGCTGGTGGTGGGCCCGCTGGTGGGCACGCCCGCGCAGCTCGTGGGGGGGGTGCCGGTGCGCACCTGGTCGCTCCAGGAGAAGGGGCACCTGACGCGCTTTGGCCAGGACGTCGCGCTGGCCGTGCTACCGCGGCTCCAGGACTACTTCGGCCTGCCGTATGCCTTCACCAAGGTGGACCAGGTGGGCATCCCGGACTTCGAGGCGGGCGCCATGGAGAACGCCGGACTGATTACGTACCGCGAGGTGGCGCTGCTGTTGGACCCGGCCACCGCGCCCCTGTCCGTGCAGAAGCGCGTGGCGGAGGTGGTGACACACGAGCTGGCGCACCAGTGGTTCGGCAACTGGGTCACCATGGTGTGGTGGGACGACCTCTGGCTCAACGAGGCCTTCGCCACGTGGATGGCCTTCAAGATTGTCGACCAGTGGCGCCCCGAGTGGCGCATGTGGCTGGACTTCGACGCGCACCGCGCCAGCGCGCTGTACCTGGACGCGCTCAAGTCCACCCACCCCATCCACGGTGAGGTGCGCAACGCGAGCGAGGCGGGCGAGAGCTTCGACGCGATTACGTACGAGAAGGGCGGCGCGGTGCTGCGGATGATTGAGGGCTTCCTCGGCGAGGGCCCCTTCCGCGAAGGCATCCGCCTCTACATGCGCAAGCACGCGCGCGCCAACGCGGTGAAGGAAGACTTGTGGAACGCGCTGGGCGAGGCCGCCCAGCAGCCCGTGGAGGAGCTGGCCACGGCGTGGGTGGGCCAGAGCGGCTTCCCCCTGGTGACGACGAGCGTGAACGGGCGCGAGGTGACGCTGTCGCAGCAGCGCTTCTATTCGGAGCCCGGCGTGGAGAGCGCGGAGAAGTGGCCGGTGCCCATGGTGCTGCGCTACCAGGACGCCTCCGGCGTGCGCGAGCAGCGCGTGCTCCTGCGCGACAAGCAGGCGAAGGTGACGCTGGAAGGCTCCGGCGCGGTGAAGTGGCTGTGCGCCAACGCGGGCTCCACGGGCTTCTACCGCGTGACGTATGACCAGGCGACGCTGGCGGGCCTGGCCGCGAACCTGCGCGCGCTGGAGCCCGCGGAGCGCATCTCTCTCCTGGCGGACCAGTGGGCGCTGGTGCGCTCGGGTCGCGCGTCGGTGGCGGAACTGCTCGACCTGGCGGCCCGCTTCGGCGACGAGGAGGACGACTCCGTCCTGGACGAGCTGGTGGGCCGGCTGGCCTACGTCGAAGGCCGGCTGGTGGAGGGCGAGGACCAGGTGCGTCTGCGCGCGTGGGTGGAGCGCCTCCTGGGCCCGGGCTTGAAGAAGCTGGGCTGGCAGGCGGCGTCCGGCGAGTCGGACGCGGTGAAGCTGCGGCGCGCGGCGCTGGTGCGCGCGGTGGGTGGATTGGCGCGCAGCCCGGACGCGCTCGCGGAGGCCCGTCCGCGCGTGGCGCGCATGCTCAAGGGAGAGCGTGACGCGCTGGAGCCCAACCTGCTCGACGCCTCGGTGGCCATGGTGGCGCGCGCCGGGGACGCGGCCCTGTTCGACACGTTCCTCCAGAAGCTCCCCACCGAGCCGGACCCGGCCACGCAGCGCCGCTACCTCATGGCGCTCACCACCTTCGAGGAGGCTTCGCTGGCCGCTCGCGCGCAGGACCTGCTCTTCTCCGAGACGGTGAAGACGCAGGACGTGGCCAGCTTCGTGACGGGCCTGCTGGGCAACCGCACCGGGCGCGACGCGTGGTGGGCGCGCATGCGCAAGCAGTGGAAGGACGTCATCGCCCGCACGGGCGGCGCGCCCATGCTGCTGCGGCGCATCGTGGAGTCGCTGGGCATGCTGCGCACGCGCGAGGAATTGGAGGCGGTGAAGGTCCTCCTGAAGGACCACCCGGTCAGCGAGGCACAGCAGGCCACCGCGCAGACGTTGGAGCGACTGGCGCAGGACGTGGAGCTGCTCGAGCGCTGCGGCCCCGAGGTCTCCGCGTGGCTCAAGCGTCAGGCGTGA
- a CDS encoding sensor histidine kinase, with protein sequence MSLTLGRAGWERAVLLAMSFEALKVISAHFVFPPFSGAILWLPAGMTLAFLLRSPRSMWPTLLFAVFAVEVCSELAMGRPWGLAATWAVGNMLRTWLGAALMSRWPGGDVRFRRVQDVMGLLFLGAAIGVLPSATLGALGATTWLGLVSFWREWLVWWLSDALGTVLVAPLVLTWWPSGKRSSPPRRRLESYVLLFFVLLVGVLVFQGDTPSGSAAVSTTLPYAAFPLVIAAALRLGARGAASASAVMSAVAVEYTRLGRGPFGELTVSVSERVLSVQVFLAVLSLSALTVAAVVSERRRAETAQRVLATVGAVLAESPDWRGTLPRVTRLLVPEVAAGAAIWLRDGSDVVERVAAHGWTPEREAGLRGWFPPLPSETRSWEGAEGSGVLVPLRVRGVEVGALAMELGRGARGHKEQVLAEDVARRCSMALENARLLEEARAAVAVREDFISVAAHELRTPLATLTLRVQGLMGLLARRAGMDRFVMERLEAISQQGRRLTRLVENVLDVSLFKTGGPELQREWVDLTALVEEVLERYAVEAVRSGSTLRLTVSGGRVRGWLDRVRVEQALSNLLANALKFGAGAEVDVALGQVGRRARVVVTDRGIGIPAEARERIFGPFERAVSSHEYGGLGLGLYLTRRIAEAHGGSIHVASTEGAGASFVLELPVEPGLSLQGADSDSLPRAGA encoded by the coding sequence ATGTCACTCACGCTGGGGCGCGCCGGCTGGGAGCGCGCGGTACTGCTCGCGATGTCCTTCGAGGCCCTGAAGGTCATCAGCGCCCACTTCGTGTTTCCGCCCTTCAGCGGGGCCATCCTCTGGTTGCCCGCGGGGATGACGCTGGCGTTCCTGCTGCGCTCTCCCCGGAGCATGTGGCCCACGTTGCTGTTCGCCGTCTTCGCGGTGGAGGTGTGCTCGGAGCTGGCCATGGGCAGGCCCTGGGGGCTGGCCGCGACCTGGGCGGTGGGCAACATGCTGCGCACCTGGCTGGGGGCCGCGCTGATGTCGCGCTGGCCGGGAGGCGACGTTCGCTTCCGTCGCGTGCAGGACGTCATGGGGTTGCTGTTCCTGGGGGCCGCCATCGGAGTGCTGCCGAGCGCGACGCTGGGAGCGCTGGGCGCGACGACGTGGCTGGGCCTGGTGTCGTTCTGGCGGGAGTGGCTGGTCTGGTGGCTGAGCGACGCGCTGGGCACGGTGCTGGTGGCGCCGCTGGTGTTGACGTGGTGGCCATCGGGCAAGAGGTCTTCTCCTCCGAGGCGGCGGCTGGAGTCGTATGTCTTGTTGTTCTTCGTGCTCCTGGTCGGGGTGCTCGTCTTCCAGGGCGACACGCCGTCGGGCTCCGCGGCGGTCTCCACCACGTTGCCCTACGCGGCGTTTCCGCTGGTCATCGCCGCGGCGTTGCGATTGGGCGCGCGCGGGGCGGCGAGCGCGTCCGCGGTGATGAGCGCGGTGGCGGTGGAGTACACGCGCCTGGGTCGAGGGCCTTTCGGTGAGCTGACGGTGTCGGTGTCCGAGCGGGTGTTGTCGGTGCAGGTGTTTCTCGCGGTGCTCAGCCTGTCCGCGTTGACGGTGGCGGCGGTGGTGTCGGAGCGGCGGCGCGCGGAGACGGCGCAGCGGGTGCTGGCCACGGTGGGGGCGGTGCTGGCCGAGTCGCCGGATTGGCGGGGGACGTTGCCTCGGGTGACGCGGCTGTTGGTCCCCGAGGTGGCGGCGGGGGCGGCCATCTGGTTGCGCGACGGGAGCGATGTGGTGGAGCGCGTGGCCGCGCACGGGTGGACGCCCGAGCGGGAGGCGGGGCTTCGCGGGTGGTTTCCTCCGCTGCCGTCGGAGACCCGGTCGTGGGAGGGCGCGGAGGGCTCGGGCGTGCTGGTGCCGTTGCGGGTGCGCGGGGTGGAGGTGGGCGCGCTGGCGATGGAGCTGGGGCGCGGGGCTCGGGGGCACAAGGAGCAGGTGCTCGCGGAGGATGTGGCGCGGCGGTGCTCGATGGCGCTGGAGAACGCGCGGCTGCTGGAAGAGGCGCGCGCGGCCGTCGCGGTTCGCGAGGACTTCATCTCGGTGGCGGCGCATGAGCTGCGCACGCCGCTGGCCACGCTCACGTTGCGGGTGCAGGGCTTGATGGGGTTGTTGGCTCGGCGGGCTGGGATGGACCGCTTCGTGATGGAGCGGCTGGAGGCCATCTCCCAGCAGGGGCGGCGGCTCACGCGGCTGGTGGAGAACGTGCTGGACGTCAGCCTGTTCAAGACCGGCGGGCCCGAGCTTCAGCGCGAGTGGGTGGACCTCACCGCGTTGGTGGAGGAGGTGCTGGAGCGCTACGCGGTCGAGGCGGTCCGCTCCGGCAGCACGTTGCGGCTGACGGTGTCGGGAGGACGGGTGCGCGGGTGGTTGGACCGGGTGCGCGTGGAGCAGGCGCTCTCCAACCTGTTGGCCAACGCGCTCAAGTTTGGCGCGGGGGCGGAGGTAGACGTGGCGTTGGGCCAGGTGGGTCGGCGCGCGCGGGTGGTGGTGACGGACCGGGGCATCGGCATTCCGGCGGAGGCTCGGGAGCGCATCTTCGGCCCCTTCGAGCGCGCGGTCTCCTCGCACGAGTATGGAGGGCTGGGGCTGGGGCTGTACCTCACCCGGCGCATCGCCGAGGCGCATGGTGGCTCCATCCATGTCGCGAGCACGGAGGGGGCTGGGGCTTCATTCGTGTTGGAGCTTCCGGTGGAGCCGGGGTTGTCGCTCCAGGGGGCGGATTCGGACTCGCTGCCGCGAGCTGGCGCTTGA
- the mtgA gene encoding monofunctional biosynthetic peptidoglycan transglycosylase, which translates to MSTLDGRPEPSAAVTPPRRKAWRFKVLLAGVVLLFGFGVYEYVTLPEAAAFERENPKSTALMEQRAEEAREAGKKVRRRQHWVSLAAVSKTAVAAVLVSEDAGFYGHEGLDTTEVRRALEEAWEKGKLGRGASTITQQLAKNLWLSTDRSLFRKAKELVLARRLEDALTKKRILTLYLNVIEWGNGVYGIEAGAREHFGVSASQLSIGQGAILAAMLPAPRKRSPSSGSRALWKRAHWIVEQLESVGRISNAEASDARGDIDRLLGRTPAASAEAAEEDGGDDT; encoded by the coding sequence ATGTCGACCCTGGATGGACGCCCCGAGCCGTCTGCCGCCGTGACGCCGCCTCGCCGCAAGGCGTGGCGTTTCAAGGTGCTGCTCGCGGGGGTGGTGTTGCTGTTCGGCTTCGGAGTGTACGAGTACGTCACGCTGCCGGAGGCGGCGGCCTTCGAGCGGGAGAATCCGAAGTCGACGGCGCTGATGGAGCAGCGTGCCGAGGAGGCTCGCGAGGCGGGCAAGAAGGTCCGGCGCCGGCAGCACTGGGTTTCGTTGGCGGCGGTCTCGAAGACCGCGGTGGCCGCGGTGCTGGTGTCCGAGGACGCGGGCTTCTACGGGCACGAGGGGCTGGACACGACAGAGGTGCGCCGGGCGCTGGAGGAGGCGTGGGAGAAGGGCAAGCTGGGGCGGGGGGCATCGACCATCACCCAGCAGCTCGCGAAGAACCTCTGGCTGTCCACGGACCGGAGCTTGTTCCGCAAGGCGAAGGAGCTGGTGTTGGCGCGCAGGTTGGAGGACGCGCTCACGAAGAAGCGCATCCTCACGCTGTACCTCAACGTCATCGAGTGGGGGAACGGCGTCTACGGAATCGAAGCGGGGGCTCGCGAGCACTTCGGTGTGTCCGCGTCGCAGCTCTCCATCGGGCAAGGCGCCATCCTCGCCGCGATGCTTCCGGCGCCTCGGAAGCGCTCGCCGTCCTCCGGCTCGCGAGCCTTGTGGAAGCGGGCGCACTGGATTGTGGAGCAGCTCGAGTCGGTGGGCCGCATCTCCAACGCCGAGGCCAGCGACGCGCGTGGGGACATCGACCGGCTCCTGGGCCGCACGCCCGCTGCCAGCGCGGAGGCGGCCGAGGAGGACGGAGGCGACGACACGTAG
- a CDS encoding DUF2156 domain-containing protein: MVAVGESGSDEERERALELLRRFGWNATSFQVLMPGFLYWFDPAGDAFVAYVDTGGAWVAAGAPITSEASLSRAVEGFRDAARRAGRRVCFFATEPRLTEWAPMESLAIGEQPVWEPSRWDAVVRGSRSLREQLRRARSHGVVVREVPAEALEDESHPTRQALERLKKRWLASRRMAPMGFLVRLSPDTFARERRAFAAEAKGEFVGFLLVSPVYARDGWFLQDLLRDPEAPNGTAEAMVDAAMRAAAAEGRRYVTLGLAPLAGPVRPWLRLARACGRPLFDFEGLRAFKAKFRPDSWVPLYLAYPEPRGGVLAMYDALRAFARGGLVRFGLATLSRRPRLLVHGLAVLLVPWTALLALPATARWFPSAKVQWGWVLFDVALAAGLFSLVRRWREGLATALVGLTAADACLTFVQAATYNAPRARGPVDWLVITAAVLAPATASGLLLRARDFRLPAR, encoded by the coding sequence ATGGTCGCTGTGGGTGAGTCAGGGAGTGACGAGGAGCGGGAGCGGGCGCTGGAGCTGCTGCGCCGGTTCGGTTGGAACGCCACGTCCTTCCAGGTGTTGATGCCGGGCTTCCTCTACTGGTTCGACCCGGCGGGGGATGCCTTCGTCGCCTATGTGGACACCGGTGGCGCGTGGGTCGCGGCGGGTGCGCCCATCACCTCCGAGGCGTCCCTCTCGCGAGCGGTGGAGGGCTTCCGGGACGCCGCGCGACGCGCGGGCCGTCGCGTGTGCTTCTTCGCCACGGAGCCTCGGCTGACGGAGTGGGCGCCGATGGAGTCTCTCGCCATCGGCGAGCAGCCGGTCTGGGAGCCGTCACGCTGGGATGCGGTGGTGCGCGGAAGCCGGAGTCTGCGAGAGCAGCTTCGCCGCGCGCGCTCGCACGGCGTGGTGGTGCGTGAGGTTCCAGCAGAAGCTCTCGAGGATGAGTCCCACCCCACGCGTCAGGCACTGGAGCGTCTGAAGAAGCGCTGGCTCGCATCGCGCCGCATGGCCCCCATGGGGTTCCTGGTTCGGCTGTCCCCGGACACCTTCGCGCGCGAGCGTCGTGCCTTCGCGGCGGAGGCGAAGGGCGAGTTCGTGGGCTTCTTGCTGGTGTCACCCGTCTACGCGCGTGACGGCTGGTTCCTCCAGGACCTCTTGAGGGACCCCGAGGCCCCCAACGGCACCGCGGAAGCGATGGTGGACGCGGCCATGCGCGCCGCCGCCGCCGAGGGCCGGCGCTATGTGACGCTGGGCCTGGCACCGCTCGCGGGGCCCGTACGTCCATGGCTGCGATTGGCTCGCGCATGTGGCAGGCCGCTGTTCGACTTCGAGGGGCTGCGCGCCTTCAAGGCGAAGTTCCGCCCGGACAGTTGGGTGCCCCTCTACCTCGCCTATCCCGAGCCGCGAGGCGGAGTGCTGGCCATGTACGACGCGCTTCGCGCCTTCGCGCGCGGGGGACTGGTGCGCTTCGGTCTGGCCACGTTGTCGAGGCGGCCCCGGCTCCTGGTGCATGGGCTGGCGGTGCTGCTCGTGCCCTGGACGGCGCTGCTGGCGCTGCCCGCGACGGCGCGCTGGTTTCCTTCCGCGAAGGTGCAGTGGGGCTGGGTGCTGTTCGACGTGGCGCTGGCGGCGGGCCTCTTCTCCCTGGTGCGCCGATGGCGAGAGGGTTTGGCCACCGCGCTGGTGGGGCTCACCGCCGCGGATGCCTGTCTCACCTTCGTGCAGGCCGCGACCTACAATGCGCCCCGTGCTCGGGGGCCGGTAGACTGGCTCGTCATCACCGCCGCCGTGTTGGCGCCCGCGACGGCATCGGGACTGCTCCTCCGTGCGAGAGACTTCCGGTTGCCTGCACGCTAG
- a CDS encoding YybH family protein: protein MEPTQGFDEAGVLAAVERVREALKDMDARRLAACFAEDADFNAPPGTWLRGRKAIEETHEAIFSPTPQPGRVSFAQAKSTTRVLGVRFLRPDVAVVDWEWTQSGATFDGQPWPDRRGMLSMVWTRDEDAEWRVRVWRNKDYAQLVGAPK, encoded by the coding sequence ATGGAGCCCACGCAAGGGTTTGACGAAGCCGGTGTCCTGGCCGCGGTGGAGCGCGTCCGCGAAGCACTGAAGGACATGGATGCGCGGCGCCTGGCCGCATGCTTCGCGGAGGACGCGGACTTCAATGCGCCGCCGGGGACGTGGCTGCGCGGACGCAAGGCCATCGAGGAGACGCATGAGGCCATCTTCTCGCCCACGCCCCAGCCGGGACGCGTGAGCTTCGCCCAGGCGAAGTCCACGACGCGCGTCCTGGGCGTCCGCTTCCTGCGTCCCGATGTGGCGGTGGTGGATTGGGAGTGGACCCAGTCCGGCGCGACATTCGACGGCCAGCCTTGGCCTGACCGGCGCGGAATGTTGTCCATGGTGTGGACGCGCGACGAGGACGCCGAGTGGCGGGTGCGCGTCTGGCGAAACAAGGACTACGCCCAGCTCGTCGGTGCCCCCAAGTAG
- a CDS encoding LysR family transcriptional regulator — protein sequence MDLRALDLIAVFVQVVDSRSFRAAAKVLGMSKSTVSLKVAQLEDTLGARLLERTTRTLKLTEVGTAFYAQSQPALSQLHEAGQHVLDTRARPSGRLRIAMLFEPGQLLLSGILSEYLERYPEVHVDVELTDRYVDLVNEGFDVALRPGPLPDSSLKSLRFTMSGGLKLYASPAYLRRKGRLQRPEDLASHDCLVMSTKHQPAQWDFAQGRRKVAVRVKERMRVNSFVLLRDLAVAGHGITRLPESFARPAVRAGKLRSVLDAFAPPPVEWHALYPSARNLSPKVRAFLEVLEQRFLRAFDELASTA from the coding sequence ATGGACCTTCGAGCCTTGGACCTCATCGCCGTCTTCGTGCAGGTGGTGGACTCCCGCAGCTTCCGCGCGGCGGCGAAGGTGCTTGGCATGTCCAAGTCCACGGTGAGCCTGAAGGTGGCGCAACTGGAGGACACGCTGGGCGCGCGGCTGCTGGAGCGGACGACGCGGACGCTGAAGCTGACGGAGGTGGGGACCGCCTTCTACGCCCAATCCCAGCCCGCGCTCTCGCAGCTCCACGAAGCGGGACAACACGTGCTCGACACCCGCGCGCGTCCCTCCGGCCGGCTGCGCATCGCGATGCTGTTCGAGCCAGGCCAGCTCCTCCTGAGCGGCATCCTCTCCGAGTACCTCGAGCGCTATCCGGAGGTGCACGTCGACGTGGAGCTGACGGACCGCTACGTCGACCTGGTCAACGAGGGCTTCGACGTCGCGCTGCGTCCCGGGCCGCTCCCGGACTCCTCCCTCAAGTCCCTCCGCTTCACGATGTCCGGAGGCTTGAAGCTGTACGCGAGCCCCGCGTACCTCCGCCGCAAGGGCCGCCTCCAGCGCCCCGAGGACCTCGCATCCCACGACTGCCTGGTCATGAGCACGAAGCATCAGCCCGCGCAGTGGGACTTCGCCCAGGGCCGCCGCAAGGTGGCCGTCCGGGTGAAGGAGCGGATGCGGGTCAACAGCTTCGTGCTCCTGCGAGACCTCGCGGTGGCGGGGCACGGCATCACCCGGTTGCCGGAGTCCTTCGCGCGCCCGGCGGTGCGCGCTGGAAAGCTGCGCTCGGTGCTGGATGCCTTCGCTCCGCCGCCCGTGGAGTGGCACGCCCTCTACCCCAGCGCACGAAACCTGTCCCCCAAGGTGCGCGCCTTCCTGGAGGTGCTCGAGCAGCGCTTCCTCCGGGCCTTCGATGAGCTGGCGAGCACGGCTTGA